The proteins below come from a single Dermacentor albipictus isolate Rhodes 1998 colony chromosome 7, USDA_Dalb.pri_finalv2, whole genome shotgun sequence genomic window:
- the LOC139047871 gene encoding uncharacterized protein, with product MKVEALKEKLKLKDPVSKVHDFVSYEKQLVFYTGFNSFKKFHAFVEHVEGMYEALKTGAGRPPALTMKEQLIAHLIRVGLLEQDLAYRLKVSVLTVSAMYTFWANFLFEMLIQITMWPSRNTELYPSTRIVLDCKEIFIENPSDYNTQSDTIGSYKGHNTAKGLIGITPNGFVSFVSNLAPGRLSDRELTRHSGLYELLEKGDSVMADRGFLIEDDLRQLGVELNMPPMLQLQVPSTTVPFDESTAAVLYNFAKENDASTVALRKVELSALQIRTL from the exons ATGAAAGTTGAGGCGCTCAAAGAGAAGCTGAAACTAAAAGATCCTGTCTCTAAAGTTCACGATTTTGTTTCATATGAGAAACAACTCGTGTTTTATACGGGGTTTAACTCCTTCAAAAAATTTCATGCGTTTGTGGAACATGTTGAAGGCATGTACGAGGCACTGAAAACGGGTGCTGGCAGGCCACCAGCACTGACAATGAAGGAACAGCTCATTGCA CACCTGATCAGGGTTGGGTTACTGGAACAGGATTTGGCATATCGCCTGAAAGTGTCTGTGTTGACCGTGAGTGCCATGTACACATTTTGGGCTAATTTTTTGTTTGAAATGCTAATCCAGATAACCATGTGGCCATCCCGTAACACAGAATTGTACCCATCTACACGCATTGTACTGGACTGCAAAGAAATTTTTATCGAGAACCCGTCTGACTACAATACACAAAGCGACACTATCGGCTCGTATAAAGGACACAACACCGCAAAAGGGCTCATTGGCATCACTCCGAACGGCTTCGTTTCTTTCGTGTCTAATCTTGCTCCTGGAAGACTTTCTGATCGAGAACTCACAAGACACAGTGGCCTGTATGAGTTGCTCGAGAAAGGGGACAGTGTAATGGCGGATAGAGGATTCCTCATTGAAGATGACCTCCGTCAGCTTGGAGTCGAATTAAACATGCCACCTATGTTGCAGTTGCAGGTTCCTTCAACCACAGTTCCATTTGACGAAAGCACAGCAGCAGTGTTATATAATTTTGCCAAAGAGAACGATGCCTCCACGGTTGCTTTAAGAAAAGTGGAACTGTCAGCCTTGCAAATAAGAACATTGTGA